Proteins from a genomic interval of Ramlibacter algicola:
- a CDS encoding dTDP-4-dehydrorhamnose reductase family protein, producing the protein MNVLVLGSTGMLGNAVLRVLHADPRYQVFGSARSLAGAARRLPAELQPRLVPGIDVDNPDQLAAVVAKVRPQAVINCIGLVKQLAEADDPLAAIPVNAMLPHRLARLCDVAGARLVHVSTDCVFTGRQGGYVESDPPDAQDLYGRSKLLGEVDYPNAITLRTSIIGHELGDSSHGLVGWFLAQQGTVKGFTKAVFSGLPTVELATVIRDHVLPNKDLRGLWHVSAAPIDKYTLLQLVGKAYGRDTTIVPDDKLVIDRSLDSSRFRRATGWQPAAWPELVQRMADFR; encoded by the coding sequence ATGAACGTTCTCGTGCTGGGTTCCACCGGCATGCTCGGCAATGCCGTCCTTCGCGTGCTGCACGCCGACCCGCGCTACCAGGTGTTCGGGTCGGCGCGGTCGCTCGCCGGCGCCGCCCGCCGCCTGCCGGCGGAGCTGCAACCGCGGCTCGTCCCGGGCATCGACGTCGACAACCCGGACCAGCTGGCCGCGGTCGTCGCCAAGGTGCGCCCGCAGGCCGTCATCAACTGCATCGGGCTGGTCAAGCAGCTGGCCGAAGCCGACGACCCGCTGGCCGCCATTCCCGTCAACGCCATGCTGCCGCATCGCCTGGCGCGGCTGTGCGACGTGGCGGGGGCGCGTCTCGTCCACGTGAGCACGGACTGCGTGTTCACCGGCCGCCAGGGCGGCTATGTCGAATCGGACCCGCCTGACGCGCAGGACCTGTACGGCCGCTCCAAGTTGCTGGGCGAAGTCGACTACCCGAACGCCATCACGCTGCGCACGTCGATCATCGGCCACGAGCTGGGCGACAGCTCGCACGGGCTGGTGGGCTGGTTCCTGGCGCAGCAAGGAACGGTGAAGGGGTTCACCAAGGCGGTGTTCTCCGGCCTGCCGACGGTCGAACTGGCCACCGTGATCCGCGACCACGTGCTGCCGAACAAGGACCTGCGCGGCCTGTGGCACGTCTCGGCGGCACCGATCGACAAGTACACGCTGCTCCAGCTGGTGGGCAAGGCCTATGGCCGCGACACGACGATCGTGCCCGACGACAAGCTGGTGATCGACCGCTCCCTGGATTCCTCGCGTTTTCGCCGCGCCACCGGCTGGCAGCCTGCCGCCTGGCCGGAGCTCGTGCAGCGCATGGCGGACTTCCGCTGA
- a CDS encoding polysaccharide biosynthesis protein, which produces MFKDKTLLITGGTGSFGNAVLQRFIHSDFAEIRVFSRDEKKQEDMRIRLRNDKVKFYIGDVRDYDSVRDALRGVDYVFHAAALKQVPSCEFYPMEAVRTNVIGAENVMRAAIENGVQRCVVLSTDKAVYPINAMGMSKAMMEKVMVAKSRLCDPARTVLCATRYGNVMASRGSVIPLFLEQLRAGKDLTVTDPSMTRFLMSLEESVDLVLYAFNNARPGDIFVQKAPASTVGDLAQAMKELLGGPSQVKVIGTRHGEKLYESLVSREEMARSEDLGGYYRIPADSRDLNYNKYFVEGETEISQLDDYTSHNTQRLSVPQVKETLMKLDIIREAVNG; this is translated from the coding sequence ATGTTCAAAGACAAGACCCTCCTGATCACCGGCGGCACCGGCTCGTTCGGCAACGCCGTCCTCCAGCGCTTCATCCATTCCGACTTCGCCGAGATCCGCGTCTTCAGCCGCGACGAGAAGAAGCAGGAGGACATGCGCATCCGGCTTCGCAACGACAAGGTCAAGTTCTACATCGGCGACGTGCGCGACTACGACTCGGTGCGCGACGCGCTGCGCGGCGTGGACTACGTGTTCCACGCGGCGGCCCTCAAGCAGGTGCCCTCGTGCGAGTTCTACCCGATGGAGGCCGTGCGCACCAACGTCATCGGCGCCGAGAACGTCATGCGCGCGGCCATCGAGAACGGCGTGCAGCGCTGCGTCGTGTTGAGCACCGACAAGGCCGTGTACCCGATCAACGCCATGGGCATGTCCAAGGCGATGATGGAAAAGGTGATGGTCGCCAAGTCGCGGCTGTGCGATCCCGCCAGGACCGTGCTGTGCGCCACCCGCTACGGCAACGTGATGGCATCGCGCGGCTCGGTGATTCCGCTGTTCCTGGAGCAGCTGCGCGCGGGCAAGGACCTGACGGTCACGGATCCGTCGATGACGCGTTTCCTGATGTCGCTGGAGGAGTCGGTCGACCTGGTGCTGTACGCGTTCAACAACGCGCGCCCCGGCGACATCTTCGTGCAGAAGGCGCCGGCCTCCACCGTCGGCGACCTCGCGCAGGCCATGAAGGAGCTGCTCGGCGGGCCCAGCCAGGTCAAGGTGATCGGCACCCGCCACGGCGAGAAGCTGTATGAGTCGCTGGTGTCGCGCGAGGAGATGGCGCGCTCCGAGGACCTCGGGGGCTACTACCGCATCCCGGCGGACTCACGCGACCTGAACTACAACAAGTACTTCGTCGAAGGCGAGACCGAGATCTCGCAGCTGGACGACTACACGTCGCACAACACGCAACGGCTGAGCGTCCCGCAGGTCAAGGAAACGCTGATGAAGCTGGACATCATTCGCGAGGCCGTCAATGGCTGA
- the wecB gene encoding non-hydrolyzing UDP-N-acetylglucosamine 2-epimerase — translation MADRMKVMTIVGTRPEIIRLSRTIAKLDQYCDHTLVHTGQNYDYELNEVFFSDLGIRKPDAFMEAAGSTAAETIGKVIMAADVQLEKYKPEAVLLLGDTNSCLAAIAAKRRKIPIFHMEAGNRCFDFRVPEEINRRIVDHTSDINLTYSEIARDYLLREGLPPEQVICTGSPMREVLDHYQPGIQASGVHARLGLEPGRYFVVSSHREENVDAPENLARLFKVLDTVAATYGLPVVVSVHPRTRKRMEAAGLQAHANVQFHKPFGFLDYVRLQQDARAVLSDSGTITEESSILNFPAVNLREVHERPEGFQEAAVMFTGLEPARVLQALAVLEDQARGKQRQLHLVRDYAADNVSDKVLRIILSYTDFVQRRVWRQ, via the coding sequence ATGGCTGACCGGATGAAGGTGATGACGATCGTGGGCACCCGGCCCGAGATCATTCGCCTGTCGCGCACCATCGCCAAGCTGGACCAGTACTGCGACCACACGCTGGTCCACACGGGGCAGAACTACGACTACGAGCTGAACGAAGTCTTCTTCAGCGACCTGGGCATCCGCAAGCCCGACGCCTTCATGGAAGCCGCCGGCAGCACGGCGGCCGAGACGATCGGCAAGGTGATCATGGCCGCCGACGTCCAGCTGGAGAAGTACAAGCCGGAGGCGGTGCTGCTGCTGGGCGACACCAACAGCTGCCTGGCCGCCATCGCCGCCAAGCGCCGCAAGATCCCCATCTTCCACATGGAGGCCGGCAACCGCTGCTTCGACTTCCGGGTGCCGGAGGAGATCAACCGGCGCATCGTCGACCACACCAGCGACATCAACCTCACGTACAGCGAGATCGCGCGCGACTACCTGTTGCGCGAGGGCTTGCCGCCCGAGCAGGTGATCTGCACCGGCAGCCCGATGCGCGAAGTGCTCGACCACTACCAGCCCGGCATCCAGGCGTCCGGCGTGCATGCCCGGCTCGGGCTCGAGCCGGGGCGCTACTTCGTCGTCAGCTCGCACCGCGAGGAAAACGTCGACGCGCCGGAGAACCTGGCGCGCCTGTTCAAGGTGCTGGACACCGTCGCGGCCACCTACGGGTTGCCGGTGGTCGTCTCGGTGCACCCGCGCACGCGCAAGCGCATGGAAGCGGCGGGGCTGCAGGCGCATGCGAACGTGCAGTTCCACAAGCCGTTCGGGTTCCTCGACTACGTGCGGCTGCAGCAGGACGCGCGCGCCGTGCTGTCCGACAGCGGCACCATCACCGAGGAATCCTCCATCCTGAACTTCCCGGCCGTGAACCTGCGCGAGGTGCACGAGCGGCCCGAAGGCTTCCAGGAAGCTGCCGTGATGTTCACGGGCCTGGAACCCGCGCGCGTGCTGCAGGCGCTGGCGGTGCTGGAGGACCAGGCGCGCGGCAAGCAGCGGCAGCTGCACCTGGTGCGTGACTACGCCGCGGACAACGTGTCCGACAAGGTCCTGCGCATCATCCTCAGCTACACGGACTTCGTGCAACGCAGGGTCTGGCGGCAATGA
- a CDS encoding glycosyltransferase family 4 protein translates to MIALIGVAAFVSVILALFLIRGARSHSRRYAEDMPQRFHAGHVPRIGGVAVLGGLAAGLLVAGAGYYAGDPFNVRISISEALLVLAVLLPAVLGGAYEDVTQSLPVRWRLALTALSGLLALWLLDLRLVRVDVQAIDSWLRAWSVLGMAFVVFAICGLPHAFNLIDGYNGLAGTVALLVCLAIAHVALQVGDRQLAALVLCLAGATTGFLLWNYPRGLIFAGDGGAYLWGVVIAIASVMLVQRHGEVSPWFPMLLLIYPVWEVIFSIYRKAARGQSPSMADALHFHQLIYRRIVREVFHDDDTRRMLMRNNRTSPYLWGFTLLTVVPAVLFWQNSFVLKCFCLLFAVSYIYMYVSIVRFRVPRWLRR, encoded by the coding sequence ATGATTGCGCTGATCGGCGTCGCGGCGTTCGTCAGCGTGATCCTGGCGCTGTTCCTGATCCGGGGCGCGCGTTCGCACTCACGCCGCTACGCCGAGGACATGCCGCAGCGGTTCCATGCCGGCCACGTGCCGCGCATCGGTGGTGTCGCTGTGCTCGGGGGCCTGGCCGCGGGCCTGCTGGTGGCCGGGGCCGGCTATTACGCAGGGGACCCGTTCAACGTCCGCATCAGCATCAGCGAGGCGCTGTTGGTGCTCGCCGTGCTCCTGCCCGCGGTCCTGGGTGGCGCCTATGAGGACGTGACCCAGAGCCTCCCCGTGCGCTGGCGGCTCGCGCTCACGGCGCTGTCGGGGCTGCTGGCGCTCTGGTTGCTCGACCTGCGCCTGGTGCGCGTCGACGTCCAGGCCATCGACTCGTGGCTGCGGGCGTGGAGCGTGCTCGGCATGGCCTTCGTCGTCTTCGCCATCTGCGGGTTGCCGCATGCGTTCAACCTGATCGACGGCTACAACGGGCTCGCCGGCACGGTGGCATTGCTGGTGTGCCTGGCCATCGCCCACGTGGCCTTGCAGGTGGGCGACCGCCAGCTCGCCGCCCTGGTGCTTTGCCTCGCGGGCGCCACCACGGGATTCCTGCTCTGGAACTATCCGCGTGGCCTGATCTTCGCGGGCGACGGCGGCGCCTACCTGTGGGGGGTCGTCATCGCGATCGCCAGCGTGATGCTGGTGCAGCGGCATGGCGAGGTGTCGCCCTGGTTCCCGATGCTGCTGCTGATCTACCCGGTGTGGGAAGTCATCTTCTCCATCTACCGGAAGGCCGCGCGCGGCCAGTCGCCCAGCATGGCCGACGCCCTGCATTTCCACCAGCTGATCTACCGGCGCATCGTGCGCGAGGTGTTCCACGACGACGACACGCGGCGCATGCTGATGCGCAACAACCGCACCTCGCCGTACCTGTGGGGCTTCACGCTGCTGACGGTGGTGCCTGCCGTGCTGTTCTGGCAGAACAGCTTCGTGCTCAAGTGCTTCTGCCTGCTGTTCGCGGTGTCGTACATCTACATGTACGTGAGCATCGTGCGCTTCCGCGTGCCGCGCTGGCTGCGGCGCTGA
- the rfbB gene encoding dTDP-glucose 4,6-dehydratase, with protein sequence MLLVTGGCGFIGSAFILEWLAQGDEPVLNLDLLTYAGHPGNLQSLAQDARYTFVRGDIADVDLVTGLLQEHQPRAIVHFAAESHVDRSIHGPEAFIHTNVIGTTHLLQAARAHLDRHPQLRDRFRFLNVSTDEVFGSLQPGEAAFSEDHPYRPNSPYSASKAAADQFARAWHHTYGLPVITTNCSNNYGPRQFPEKLIPLMIHNALAGKPLPVYGDGQQVRDWLHVNDHCAALRAVLDRGRLGATYNIGGRSERANLDVVRTVCATLDELRPLPAGRHDALIQHVQDRPGHDRRYAIDDTRISTELGWKPVVRFEQGLRDTIEWYLAHQDWVQSVTSGAYRRWVEQQYPAL encoded by the coding sequence ATGCTCCTAGTCACCGGCGGTTGCGGCTTCATCGGGTCGGCCTTCATTCTCGAATGGCTCGCCCAAGGCGACGAGCCCGTCCTGAACCTGGACCTGCTGACGTACGCAGGGCATCCAGGCAACCTGCAGTCACTCGCCCAGGACGCCCGGTACACCTTCGTGCGGGGGGACATCGCCGATGTGGACCTGGTCACCGGCTTGCTGCAGGAACACCAGCCGCGCGCCATCGTCCATTTCGCGGCCGAGAGCCACGTGGACCGGTCCATCCACGGACCCGAGGCCTTCATCCACACCAACGTGATCGGCACCACGCACTTGCTGCAGGCCGCCCGCGCCCATCTCGATCGCCATCCACAACTGCGCGACCGGTTCCGGTTCCTGAACGTGTCCACCGACGAAGTCTTCGGCTCGCTCCAGCCGGGCGAGGCGGCGTTCTCGGAAGACCACCCTTACCGGCCGAACAGCCCGTACTCCGCGTCCAAGGCCGCAGCCGACCAGTTCGCCCGCGCATGGCACCACACGTACGGCTTGCCGGTGATCACGACGAACTGCTCGAACAACTACGGCCCGAGGCAGTTCCCCGAGAAGCTGATCCCGCTGATGATCCACAACGCGCTGGCGGGCAAGCCCCTGCCGGTGTACGGCGACGGCCAGCAGGTGCGCGACTGGCTGCACGTCAACGACCATTGCGCCGCCTTGCGCGCGGTGCTGGATCGCGGCCGGCTCGGCGCCACCTACAACATCGGCGGGCGGTCCGAGCGCGCCAACCTGGATGTCGTGCGCACCGTCTGCGCGACGCTGGACGAGTTGCGCCCGCTGCCCGCGGGCCGGCACGACGCCCTGATCCAGCATGTGCAGGACAGGCCAGGCCACGACCGGCGCTACGCGATCGACGACACCCGCATCAGCACGGAACTGGGCTGGAAACCGGTGGTGCGGTTCGAGCAGGGGCTGCGCGACACGATCGAGTGGTACCTGGCCCACCAGGACTGGGTGCAATCGGTGACCAGTGGCGCGTACCGCCGCTGGGTGGAGCAGCAGTACCCTGCGCTGTGA
- a CDS encoding acyltransferase family protein, producing the protein MQLQEDRIAWVDTLRCLGMWAVYIGHFGDLAGKLYPFVFLFHVPLFFFAAGFFVRDHETLPALVVRLVRRLLLPYVFFALLYAAVLALFYNWTWVNLQDALLAFSQGIRNQIPAGSLWFLLCLFVVAVAYGIVLRLTRRRVVSWVFAGACFLVSRHGLAFDPLSTPQWFFNADSALYFVGWYALGHALFPWLRLAAGQRWFDVLAVAGVAGAAFLYFNGTSDVEALLAAIPPGRRHALAQTILAALVVACCLLAAVGVARALQHIPVTRWLGTRTLSLCGAEDLTKLVASQVLLAVGLKLQLIHPLGVVLWSLACLVLAGGLSDLLARFAPRWSGLRTDARPPTVSAVASA; encoded by the coding sequence ATGCAGCTGCAGGAAGACCGGATCGCGTGGGTCGACACTCTCCGCTGCCTCGGCATGTGGGCGGTGTACATCGGCCACTTCGGCGACCTGGCGGGGAAGCTCTACCCCTTCGTCTTCCTCTTCCACGTGCCGCTGTTCTTCTTCGCCGCGGGCTTCTTCGTCCGCGACCACGAAACGCTGCCTGCACTGGTGGTCCGGCTGGTCCGCCGGCTGCTCCTTCCCTACGTGTTCTTCGCGCTGCTCTACGCCGCCGTCCTGGCGCTGTTCTACAACTGGACGTGGGTGAACCTGCAGGACGCGCTGCTCGCCTTCAGCCAGGGCATCCGCAACCAGATCCCGGCAGGATCGCTGTGGTTCCTGCTGTGCCTGTTCGTGGTCGCCGTCGCCTACGGCATCGTGCTTCGCCTGACACGACGCCGCGTCGTCAGCTGGGTGTTCGCGGGGGCCTGCTTCCTCGTGTCCCGGCACGGCCTTGCCTTCGACCCGCTGTCGACACCGCAGTGGTTCTTCAATGCGGACAGCGCCTTGTACTTTGTGGGCTGGTATGCGCTGGGACATGCCTTGTTCCCGTGGCTCAGGCTGGCCGCCGGGCAGCGCTGGTTCGACGTGCTCGCCGTGGCCGGTGTGGCCGGAGCGGCGTTCCTGTACTTCAACGGGACGAGCGACGTCGAAGCGCTGCTGGCGGCCATCCCTCCCGGGCGGCGCCATGCGCTGGCGCAAACCATCCTGGCCGCCCTGGTGGTCGCCTGCTGCCTCCTGGCGGCCGTCGGGGTGGCACGCGCGCTGCAACACATCCCGGTGACGAGGTGGCTCGGGACGCGCACGCTGTCGCTCTGCGGCGCCGAGGACCTCACGAAGCTGGTCGCTTCGCAAGTGCTGCTGGCCGTCGGCCTGAAGCTGCAATTGATCCACCCCCTGGGCGTCGTGCTCTGGTCCCTGGCCTGCCTGGTGCTGGCTGGCGGGCTGAGCGACCTGCTCGCGCGGTTCGCGCCGCGGTGGTCCGGGCTGCGCACGGACGCGAGGCCGCCAACGGTGTCCGCCGTCGCGTCGGCCTGA
- a CDS encoding acyltransferase, which produces MDRRISLLRVLACFMVIQLHVSAELYARWGAPAWWAGNVYDSLTRACVPLFFMLAGATLLRRDEPLPDFVRKRAVRILPPLLFWSAFYLWWLWFNGAFPADWRMARMLVSGPVMFHLWYFYALLGVYATVPLLRKFYLHGSRGEHLAFIAVWLLAASIVPTARDLWNGTTCAGGLDPGGILSVYHLEYFAGYPGFLVLGAMLADRPWNRGAAALSYVAASCAIMAASYLVSRRAGAPCEYFFVYLSPLVILAAAGLFSFVLAGAPAPASRMLGTLADCSLGVYGLHVFIIDPVFRRFGWAPPPGEPWLTAPLVAAGVFLVAFAVVWVVRLVPPARRFV; this is translated from the coding sequence ATGGACCGCAGGATCAGCCTGCTGCGCGTGCTCGCATGCTTCATGGTCATCCAGCTGCATGTGTCCGCGGAGCTTTATGCCCGTTGGGGCGCCCCCGCATGGTGGGCAGGCAATGTCTACGACTCGCTGACGCGCGCGTGCGTGCCGCTGTTCTTCATGCTGGCGGGCGCGACCTTGCTGCGGCGGGACGAGCCGTTGCCGGATTTCGTGCGGAAACGCGCGGTGCGGATCCTTCCGCCCTTGCTGTTCTGGTCCGCGTTCTACCTCTGGTGGCTCTGGTTCAACGGCGCGTTTCCCGCCGATTGGCGCATGGCGCGCATGCTGGTGTCCGGGCCGGTGATGTTCCACCTGTGGTACTTCTACGCGCTGCTGGGCGTGTATGCCACCGTGCCGCTGCTGCGCAAGTTCTACCTGCACGGAAGTCGTGGCGAACACCTGGCGTTCATCGCCGTGTGGCTGCTCGCGGCGTCCATTGTGCCGACCGCACGCGACCTCTGGAACGGCACGACCTGCGCCGGTGGCCTCGATCCCGGTGGCATCCTGTCCGTCTACCACCTCGAGTACTTCGCCGGCTACCCCGGGTTCCTCGTGCTCGGCGCGATGCTGGCGGACCGGCCCTGGAACCGCGGCGCCGCAGCCCTGTCGTACGTGGCAGCCTCGTGCGCCATCATGGCCGCCAGCTACCTGGTCTCCAGGCGTGCCGGCGCCCCTTGCGAGTACTTCTTCGTCTACCTCTCGCCGCTGGTCATCCTGGCGGCCGCAGGCCTGTTCTCGTTCGTCCTCGCGGGTGCCCCGGCGCCGGCATCCAGGATGCTCGGCACGCTGGCCGACTGCTCGCTGGGCGTCTACGGCCTGCACGTCTTCATCATCGATCCCGTGTTCCGCCGCTTCGGCTGGGCGCCTCCGCCGGGAGAACCCTGGTTGACCGCGCCCCTGGTGGCCGCGGGCGTGTTCCTCGTTGCGTTCGCGGTGGTGTGGGTCGTGCGCCTCGTCCCCCCGGCCAGGCGCTTCGTGTGA
- a CDS encoding nucleotide sugar dehydrogenase has protein sequence MRVAVAGMGYVGLSSACLLTPHHQVMAVDVNASRVAQINARDCPFDDVELTRFLADSSKLFEATTDWKTAYSHADFVIVATPTNFDPVTHKFDTRSVENVIRDVRSVNPAAVIVIKSTIPVGFTDRINAGIGAGQVIFSPEFLREGKALHDNLHPSRIVVGDMTQRGAQFAEMLRSAAVKPDVPVLLTTSAEAEAIKLFANTYLAMRVAYFNEVDSYALMHGLDTRRIIDGVSMDPRIGAHYNNPSFGYGGYCLPKDTKQLLANYDQVPQNLIRAIVDSNSTRKDFIAEQVVRRNPGVVGIYRLVMKAGSDNWRSSSIQGVMKRIKAKGIEVVVYEPALPDKEFFRSRVVRDLEAFKRECDVIIANRRAPELADVEHKIFTRDLFGSD, from the coding sequence ATGAGAGTCGCCGTCGCGGGCATGGGCTATGTGGGCCTGTCCAGTGCTTGTTTGCTCACCCCGCACCACCAGGTGATGGCTGTCGACGTCAATGCCTCGCGTGTGGCCCAGATCAATGCTCGCGACTGTCCATTCGACGACGTCGAGCTGACGCGGTTTCTCGCTGACTCCAGCAAACTGTTCGAGGCAACCACGGATTGGAAGACGGCCTACAGCCACGCCGACTTCGTCATCGTCGCCACGCCGACCAACTTCGACCCGGTGACACACAAGTTCGACACCCGGTCCGTGGAAAACGTGATCCGTGACGTGCGCAGCGTGAACCCCGCGGCCGTCATCGTCATCAAGTCGACCATCCCGGTCGGCTTCACCGACCGCATCAACGCCGGCATCGGCGCCGGCCAGGTGATCTTCTCGCCGGAGTTCCTGCGCGAAGGCAAGGCGCTGCACGACAACCTGCATCCGTCGCGCATCGTGGTCGGTGACATGACCCAACGCGGCGCGCAGTTCGCCGAGATGCTGCGCAGCGCGGCGGTGAAGCCGGACGTGCCGGTGCTGCTGACGACGTCGGCGGAAGCGGAAGCCATCAAGCTGTTCGCCAACACCTACCTCGCCATGCGCGTGGCGTACTTCAACGAGGTGGACAGCTACGCGCTGATGCACGGGCTGGACACGCGCCGCATCATCGACGGCGTGTCGATGGACCCGCGCATCGGGGCGCACTACAACAACCCGTCCTTCGGCTACGGCGGCTACTGCCTGCCGAAGGACACCAAGCAGCTGCTGGCCAACTACGACCAGGTGCCGCAGAACCTCATCCGCGCCATCGTCGATTCGAATTCGACGCGCAAGGACTTCATCGCCGAGCAGGTGGTGCGCCGCAACCCGGGCGTCGTGGGCATCTACCGGCTGGTGATGAAGGCGGGGTCGGACAACTGGCGCTCGTCGTCCATCCAGGGCGTGATGAAGCGCATCAAGGCCAAGGGCATCGAGGTCGTGGTGTACGAGCCCGCGCTGCCGGACAAGGAGTTCTTCCGCTCGCGCGTCGTGCGCGACCTGGAAGCGTTCAAGCGCGAGTGCGACGTGATCATCGCCAACCGCCGCGCGCCGGAACTCGCGGACGTGGAGCACAAGATCTTCACGCGGGACTTGTTCGGCAGCGACTGA
- the fcl gene encoding GDP-L-fucose synthase: MSHPKIYVAGHRGMVGSAIVRQLLAAGHPQDRLVTRTHAELDLTDQAAVRAFFQQEKPDQVYLAAARVGGIHANNTYPADFIWDNLMMEANIIDAAFRSGVHKLLFLGSSCIYPKMAPQPMREDALLTGTLESTNEPYAIAKIAGIKLCESFNRQHGVDYRSVMPTNLYGPGDNYHPENSHVIPALLRRFHEAKQANAEKVVIWGSGTPRREFLYVDDMASASVHVMNLDAGTYAKHTQPMLSHINVGFGDDLTILDLAEAVAKTVGYAGGIETDPTKPDGTPRKLMDSSRLQSLGWSAKVSLAEGLQLAYQDFLKAGSAVRG; this comes from the coding sequence ATGTCCCATCCCAAGATTTACGTCGCCGGCCACCGCGGCATGGTCGGTTCGGCCATCGTGCGGCAGCTGCTCGCCGCCGGCCACCCGCAGGATCGCCTCGTCACCCGCACCCACGCGGAGCTGGACCTCACGGACCAGGCCGCGGTGCGCGCCTTCTTCCAGCAGGAGAAGCCGGATCAGGTGTACCTGGCCGCCGCGCGCGTGGGCGGCATCCACGCCAACAACACCTACCCGGCCGACTTCATCTGGGACAACCTGATGATGGAAGCCAACATCATCGATGCCGCGTTCCGCTCGGGCGTGCACAAACTGCTGTTCCTGGGCTCCAGCTGCATCTACCCGAAGATGGCGCCGCAGCCGATGCGCGAGGACGCGCTGCTGACGGGCACGCTGGAATCGACCAACGAGCCGTACGCCATCGCGAAGATCGCCGGCATCAAGCTGTGCGAGAGCTTCAACCGCCAGCACGGTGTCGACTACCGCAGCGTGATGCCGACCAACCTGTACGGGCCGGGCGACAACTACCACCCCGAGAACTCGCACGTGATCCCGGCGCTGCTCCGCCGCTTCCACGAAGCGAAGCAGGCCAACGCAGAGAAGGTCGTGATCTGGGGAAGCGGCACGCCGCGCCGCGAGTTCCTCTACGTCGACGACATGGCGTCGGCCAGCGTGCACGTCATGAACCTGGACGCAGGCACGTACGCGAAGCACACGCAGCCGATGCTGAGCCACATCAACGTGGGCTTCGGCGACGACCTGACGATCCTGGACCTGGCCGAGGCGGTCGCGAAGACCGTGGGCTACGCAGGCGGCATCGAGACGGACCCGACCAAGCCCGATGGCACGCCGCGCAAGCTGATGGACAGCTCGCGCCTGCAGTCGCTGGGATGGTCGGCCAAGGTGTCGCTGGCCGAGGGGCTGCAGCTGGCGTACCAGGATTTCCTGAAGGCGGGCAGCGCGGTTCGGGGCTGA
- a CDS encoding GIY-YIG nuclease family protein encodes MRERHPAVYILASGVCGTLYIGVTSDLPQRIWQHRNHCVPGFSDAYGVTRLVWYEVHETMESAITREKRLKGWNRAWKLRLVREVNPEWRDLYEEIL; translated from the coding sequence ATGCGCGAGCGCCACCCCGCCGTCTACATCCTCGCCAGTGGCGTGTGCGGCACGCTCTACATCGGCGTGACCTCCGACTTGCCGCAGCGCATCTGGCAGCACCGCAACCATTGCGTCCCGGGGTTCTCGGACGCGTATGGCGTCACAAGGTTGGTCTGGTACGAGGTGCACGAGACGATGGAGTCGGCGATTACGCGGGAGAAGCGACTGAAGGGGTGGAACCGGGCGTGGAAGCTGCGGCTGGTGCGGGAGGTGAATCCGGAGTGGCGGGATTTGTACGAGGAGATTCTTTGA